The following coding sequences lie in one Sesamum indicum cultivar Zhongzhi No. 13 linkage group LG9, S_indicum_v1.0, whole genome shotgun sequence genomic window:
- the LOC105170185 gene encoding G-type lectin S-receptor-like serine/threonine-protein kinase SD3-1 translates to MCVSWLNQLLLSGLSVRNFNGKNLRKCSLTRYCCLPLLLLFLCPFFPGGFCDDFTMVSVPLGFEVNAFDRDKIWVSENGVFAFGFLEIDGDDADGYVVGIKYNLGDKAAKLPVWTVGGGLRVPLNSTFSLDMDGRLVLMKNPSGITLWSSNTSNLGVQKASLLDNGNLVLLSSKNEVLWESFGSPTNTLLPGQSLHYPQTLRAPSTRSISSYYNFVISQTGELKLVWEHNVTYWRSHFSSNEARFDPDGVLGLYDDGNKVVWSVSPKDYGDPSVTLRHLRIDRDGNLRIYSWDNVSHAWKAVWQAVQDQCDVFGSCGLYSVCGYNSSGSICDCLYSDSLEWGISSSAAASGGSGCKKMVDLGNCRLHTSMLTVKQTVLYGLYPSHDFEMFLSETACKDYCSNDTTCIAATSMNDGSGRCTIKRTSFVSGYKTPYISAVSFLKVCSVPQAVAAQGANRHGNAESISSTGGLIAGRASRKKLIGAIALIVLLTISLILSIQILVFWLLYHRRKVKLQTRIPFGKDAQMNPHYSVLIRLSFEEIKELTNNFSNQLGTSVFRGVLPSKTPIVAKVLKDVIISEKEFRVTVSTLSGTHHRNLVSVKGFCFEPANKVLLYEYVPNGSLDKWLFNHKEEHNEQIWQHKLDIALGVARAVAYLHAECQKCITHGNLKLENVLLDENLVPKVTDFGLQDFLMKQAASSSESPSERDIYMLGQMFLQIVTCKREVLGENMQQILEQVSQENKFVGSDSLEAVERIARISFWCMQNQPFLRPSIGEVVKVLEGTLSVDRPPSCIAPRHTEIVTEIEAE, encoded by the coding sequence ATGTGTGTTTCTTGGCTCAATCAACTGCTTCTTTCTGGGCTATCTGTCAGAAATTTTAATGGTAAGAACTTGAGGAAATGCTCTTTGACAAGGTACTGTTGTCTTCCTCTATTGCTGCTATTTCTGTGTCCTTTTTTTCCTGGAGGATTTTGTGATGATTTTACTATGGTTTCGGTTCCTCTTGGTTTTGAGGTTAATGCTTTTgatagagataaaatttggGTGTCTGAAAATGGGGTTTTTGCATTTGGTTTCTTGGAGATAGATGGTGACGACGCTGATGGATATGTGGTTGGTATAAAGTATAACTTAGGTGATAAAGCTGCAAAATTGCCTGTTTGGACTGTTGGTGGGGGTCTTAGGGTGCCTTTGAACTCCACATTTAGCCTTGACATGGATGGGAGACTAGTCTTGATGAAAAACCCAAGTGGAATTACTCTGTGGAGTAGCAATACCTCCAATTTAGGTGTCCAGAAAGCCAGTCTTTTGGACAATGGAAACTTGGTTCTTTTGAGTAGCAAGAATGAAGTGCTTTGGGAGAGCTTTGGCAGTCCCACAAACACTTTGCTCCCAGGCCAGTCGCTACATTATCCTCAGACCCTTAGAGCCCCTTCAACAAGATCAATCTCGAGTTACTACAATTTTGTGATTAGCCAGACGGGCGAACTCAAACTTGTGTGGGAACACAATGTGACCTATTGGAGAAGTCATTTTAGCTCCAATGAAGCGAGATTCGACCCTGATGGTGTTTTGGGATTGTATGATGATGGTAACAAGGTTGTCTGGTCTGTTTCTCCAAAGGATTATGGAGATCCTTCTGTTACATTGAGACATCTAAGGATTGATCGAGACGGTAATTTGAGAATTTACTCGTGGGACAATGTAAGTCATGCATGGAAAGCCGTGTGGCAAGCTGTCCAGGATCAGTGTGATGTTTTTGGTTCTTGTGGTTTATATAGTGTTTGTGGGTATAATTCCTCGGGTTCGATATGTGATTGTTTGTACTCTGATTCATTAGAATGGGGGATCAGTAGTTCTGCCGCAGCTTCCGGTGGTTCAGGGTGCAAGAAAATGGTGGATTTGGGGAATTGTAGGCTGCATACGAGCATGTTGACCGTGAAGCAAACGGTTCTTTATGGTCTTTACCCCTCGCACGATTTTGAGATGTTCTTGAGTGAGACGGCTTGCAAAGACTACTGCTCGAATGATACAACTTGTATCGCTGCAACTTCAATGAATGACGGTTCTGGTCGATGCACCATCAAGAGGACGAGCTTTGTTAGCGGATACAAGACTCCTTATATATCTGCTGTATCTTTCTTGAAAGTATGCTCTGTTCCACAGGCCGTTGCAGCTCAAGGTGCTAACCGACATGGCAATGCTGAGTCAATATCCTCAACTGGTGGGCTTATTGCTGGGCGGGCCAGCCGTAAAAAGTTAATTGGAGCTATAGCACTTATAGTCTTACTGACAATATCCCTAATTTTGAGCATCCAGATTCTAGTGTTTTGGCTTCTGTACCATAGACGAAAAGTTAAGTTGCAGACAAGGATCCCCTTTGGGAAAGATGCTCAAATGAACCCACATTATAGTGTACTCATCAGATTATCCTTTGAGGAGATAAAGGAACTGACAAACAATTTTTCCAATCAGCTCGGAACTTCGGTTTTCAGGGGTGTGCTTCCAAGCAAAACACCTATAGTAGCCAAAGTTTTGAAGGATGTGATTATATCAGAGAAGGAGTTTCGAGTTACAGTTTCTACATTGAGTGGTACGCATCACCGAAATCTTGTGTCTGTAAAAGGCTTCTGTTTCGAACCAGCAAACAAGGTTTTACTGTACGAGTACGTTCCAAATGGTTCGTTGGACAAGTGGCTTTTCAACCACAAGGAGGAACATAACGAACAAATTTGGCAGCATAAACTCGATATTGCTCTTGGGGTGGCACGTGCCGTTGCTTATCTGCACGCAGAATGTCAAAAATGCATAACTCACGGCAACTTGAAGCTAGAAAATGTCTTGCTCGATGAAAACTTGGTGCCTAAAGTGACAGATTTTGGACTTCAGGACTTCCTAATGAAGCAAGCAGCTTCGTCTTCTGAGTCTCCATCGGAGCGAGACATATACATGCTAGGACAAATGTTCCTGCAGATCGTTACTTGCAAGAGGGAGGTTCTTGGAGAAAACATGCAGCAAATACTCGAACAAGTaagtcaagaaaataaatttgttggGAGTGATAGTTTGGAAGCAGTAGAAAGGATTGCAAGAATTTCATTTTGGTGCATGCAAAATCAACCATTTCTGAGACCTTCCATAGGAGAGGTGGTTAAGGTACTAGAAGGGACACTTTCAGTAGATCGGCCTCCATCATGTATAGCTCCTAGGCACACGGAAATTGTGACAGAAATAGAGGCAGAATGA
- the LOC105170186 gene encoding protochlorophyllide-dependent translocon component 52, chloroplastic, whose protein sequence is MEALKASSFPSFRHSLISTRNPRTVSDSRILHIPSTLEITTSHIIIQSKKANFKISTAISPTATSTVEPLSPDQEVEPEKMEEKFDWYAHWYPVVPLCDLDKRRPHAKKVMGIDIVIWWDRNESEWKVFDDSCPHRLAPLSEGRIDQWGRLQCVYHGWCFGGSGDCKFIPQAPRDGPPIHTSKKACVAVYPSCVQNGILWFWPNTDPQYKNIYSEKKPHYIPELDDPSYTNTIICRDIPYGYEVLIENLMDPSHVPYAHYGIMRIPKTPESVKADREGGRPLEISIKRLDQNGFTAKQIAGENFFVPPCLYYGYFSPGAGQSKNKTTSAGTKNELLPTVPPQKRALLIFYCIPVSPGYSRLIFASPRNFAVWIERIFPRWIFHIGQNLILDSDLYLLHVEERKLMDVGAINWHKSCYVPTKADALVVSFRRWLNKYGGTRVDWGTKFNGLLPPTPPREQLFDRYWTHTMNCSSCSLAHKSLNVLEMALQIISISCIGIVAATKQGTVSVAARYGVVSVAIICFLASKWLSHFIYKTFRYHDYDHAFR, encoded by the exons ATGGAAGCTCTCAAAGCTTCCTCTTTTCCGTCGTTTCGCCACTCTCTCATCTCAACGAGAAATCCAAGAACCGTATCTGATAGTCGCATTTTACACATTCCATCTACTCTAGAGATAACTACATCCCACATCATAATTCAGAGCAAGAAAGCGAATTTCAAGATTTCCACTGCCATTTCTCCAACTGCCACATCAACTGTGGAACCTTTATCGCCTGATCAAGAAGTTGAACCAGAAAAGATGGAGGAAAAGTTTGACTGGTATGCACATTGGTATCCCGTGGTGCCTCTGTGTGATCTTGACAAGAGAAGGCCACATGCCAAGAAAGTGATGGGAATTGATATAGTGAtttggtgggataggaacgaGAGTGAGTGGAAGGTGTTTGATGATAGTTGTCCTCACAGATTGGCTCCATTGTCTGAAGGGAGGATTGATCAATGGGGCAGGTTGCAGTGCGTGTACCATGGTTGGTGCTTTGGTGGCTCTGGTGACTGCAAATTCATTCCTCAAGCTCCACGGGATGGCCCACcg ATTCACACTTCCAAGAAAGCATGTGTAGCTGTTTATCCCAGTTGCGTGCAAAATGGCATTCTTTGGTTCTGGCCAAATACTGATCCACAgtacaaaaacatatattcAGAGAAAAAGCCTCACTATATACCAGAACTTGATGACCCATCATACACCAATACGATAATATGCAGAGACATACCATACGG GTATGAAGTTTTGATTGAAAATCTTATGGACCCTTCGCATGTTCCATATGCACATTATGGCATAATGAGAATCCCTAAAACACCAGAGAG TGTGAAGGCCGATAGGGAAGGGGGCAGACCACTTGaaataagcataaaaagaCTTGATCAAAATGGGTTCACTGCAAAGCAAATTGCTGGGGAGAACTTTTTCGTTCCACCTTGTCTCTACTATGGATATTTCAGTCCAGGAGCGGGTCAAAGCAAGAACAAGACAACATCAGCTGGaaccaaaaat GAGCTGTTACCAACTGTCCCCCCCCAGAAAAGGGCGCTTCTTATTTTCTACTGTATTCCAGTCAGTCCGGGTTATAGCAGATTGATCTTTGCATCTCCTAGAAACTTTGCAGTCTGGATAGAACGAATTTTTCCCCGATGGATATTCCATATTGGTCAAAACTTAATTCTAGATTCAGATCTCTATCTTCTCCATGTCGAG GAACGCAAGCTGATGGATGTTGGCGCTATTAATTGGCACAAATCTTGCTATGTTCCAACAAAGGCAGATGCCCTTGTGGTGTCCTTCAGAAGGTGGTTAAACAAGTATGGAGGCACTCGAGTTGACTGGGGAACTAAATTCAATGGATTACTGCCACCGACTCCTCCTAGAGAGCAGCTCTTTGACAG GTACTGGACACATACGATGAATTGTAGCAGTTGCAGTCTTGCGCATAAAAGTCTTAACGTGCTTGAGATGGCATTGCAAATTATCTCGATTTCTTGCATTGGAATAGTTGCAGCTACCAAACAGGGAACGGTCTCAGTTGCAGCAAGATATGGTGTGGTTTCCGTGGCTATCATATGCTTCTTGGCCTCAAAATGGCTGTCGCATTTCATCTATAAAACATTCCGGTACCATGACTATGACCATGCCTTTCGCTAA
- the LOC105170184 gene encoding IQ domain-containing protein IQM2 has protein sequence MGVAFSCPFAAHCDLENGFESVVGNSIGIGDDEQNMTVQSISFEDKGFGPAKSQSLDSQELFVEGSLRSRPTKSQNIRFADVPAEEKYMCQEMVCPLPVSGSFIGRIPHSPIFDPSSPKHEAAIKLQKVYKSFRTRRKLADCAVLIEQSWWKLLDFAELKHSSISFFHIDKHETAVSRWSRARTRAAKVGKGLSKNGKAQKLALQHWLEAIDPRHRYGHNLHFYYVKWLNSQSKEPFFYWLDIGEGKEVNLIEKCPRSKLQQQCIKYLGPMERKAYEVAVEDGKLFYKQTGEVLDTTKEPKGSKWIFVLSTSKTLYVGKKKKGSFQHSSFLAGGATLAAGRIVAEKGVLKAVWPHSGHYRPTPENFQDFISFLRENNVDLTDVKLESTDDEEEESTGKKGGACLRSNSSEDDLAEKDRSETEENDSESTSNKFVSGEEETAASVRMPKSSCLNGFGQKLTALQIPSKDDLLVKLMSEEIAESSNNNFPLGSPIDGYETAEEAFTSGPECRRNSMSSDNDETKEETIPEESIFQRINSHKEANSYQLGKQLSCKWSTGAGPRISCLRDYPSGLQCHALEQVKLSPRSKCRLRLDFPSRASMPTSSNLSCSSNRHPTMDSSPVKRLTSSSF, from the exons ATGGGGGTTGCCTTTTCATGCCCGTTTGCAGCTCACTGTGACTTAGAGAATGGTTTTGAATCGGTCGTTGGAAATTCAATTGGCATTGGGGACGATGAACAGAATATGACGGTTCAATCCATTAGTTTTGAGGACAAAGGTTTTGGACCTGCAAAGTCACAGTCCTTAGATTCTCAAGAACTTTTTGTGGAAGGATCTCTTAGGTCCAGACCAACAAAGTCCCAAAATATAAGATTTGCCGACGTTCCGGCTGAAGAGAAATATATGTGCCAAGAAATGGTCTGTCCATTGCCTGTATCAGGCAGCTTCATTGGGAGAATCCCACATTCTCCAATTTTCGATCCAAGCAGCCCAAAACATGAGGCAGCTATTAAGTTGCAAAAGGTTTACAAAAGCTTCCGTACTAGAAGAAAGTTAGCCGATTGTGCAGTTCTCATTGAGCAGAGCTGGTGGAAATTGTTAGATTTTGCAGAACTCAAGCATAGctctatttctttcttccatATTGATAAACATGAAACTGCCGTCTCACGCTGGTCAAGAGCAAGAACAAGGGCTGCCaag GTAGGAAAGGGCTTATCGAAGAACGGGAAAGCTCAGAAACTCGCTTTACAACATTGGCTTGAAGCT ATTGATCCTCGACACCGTTATGGGCACAATCTACATTTCTATTATGTCAAATGGTTGAATTCGCAAAGCAAAGAACCCTTCTTCTACTG GCTAGACATTGGAGAAGGAAAGGAGGTTAATCTTATCGAGAAGTGCCCTCGTTCAAAGCTTCAGCAACAGTGCATCAAGTATCTCGGTCCG ATGGAAAGAAAAGCGTACGAAGTTGCAGTGGAGGATGGGAAGCTCTTTTACAAGCAAACAGGGGAAGTTCTGGATACCACCAAAGAACCTAAGGGTTCTAAGTGGATTTTCGTCCTAAGCACCTCCAAAACTTTATATgtaggaaagaaaaagaaaggctCATTTCAGCACTCAAGTTTCTTGGCTGGAGGAGCTACACTGGCTGCTGGAAGAATAGTAGCTGAAAAAGGAGTCTTAAAG GCAGTCTGGCCTCACAGTGGTCATTATCGGCCAACCCCAGAAAATTTTCAGGATTTCATATCATTTCTCCGGGAGAACAATGTGGATCTCACTGACGTTAAG CTTGAGTCCACTGatgatgaggaagaagaatCAACTGGAAAGAAGGGAGGTGCATGCTTGAGAAGTAATTCCTCTGAAGACGATTTGGCTGAAAAAGATCGTTCAGAGACGGAAGAAAATGACAGTGAATCCACTTCCAATAAATTTGTTTCAGGAGAAGAAGAGACTGCTGCTTCAGTACGGATGCCAAAGTCTAGTTGTTTGAATGGCTTCGGCCAAAAACTCACTGCTCTTCAGATACCAAGTAAAGATGACCTGTTAGTGAAGTTGATGAGTGAGGAAATAGCAGAATCAAGCAATAACAATTTCCCCCTTGGGTCACCAATCGATGGATATGAGACAGCAGAAGAGGCTTTCACTTCAGGCCCCGAATGCAGAAGGAACAGCATGTCCTCAGACAACGACGAAACAAAAGAGGAGACTATCCCAGAAGAGTCCATTTTCCAAAGAATCAATTCCCACAAAGAAGCTAATTCCTATCAACTGGGGAAGCAACTATCTTGTAAGTGGAGCACAGGAGCTGGACCTCGAATTAGCTGCTTGAGAGACTATCCATCAGGGCTACAATGTCATGCCTTGGAGCAAGTAAAGTTGTCTCCAAGAAGTAAATGTCGCCTAAGATTAGACTTCCCGTCTCGGGCATCAATGCCAACCAGCAGCAATCTTTCTTGTAGCAGTAATAGACATCCTACAATGGACTCTTCACCTGTAAAGAGACTTACTAGCTCCAGTTTCTGA
- the LOC105170189 gene encoding uncharacterized protein LOC105170189, which produces MKESNPTDPIGQNIIKLISNVCFSVFVFSVLIFTVIAITYQPPDPWETSRALTNVFTQVENATFKTDSSVLKTGEDVATAPVAMPEGSLSTITESTIQKSEEELKTNVTLKSGCEDVSVVNCSDPRVLIAIQRFNLRTYRAIAFLDYQIPVNGSKPDECDVAWRFRNKKEKSWRKYRDFRRFRLGFKDDCSYKVIHPGRWHSGINARRPRIQVNPSGNWQKGKIAPPVRDDEINDSIPVLGSDSAFIKGRYLYYSRGGDYCKGMNHYIWSFLCALGEAQYLNRTFVMDLSICLASAYTQSNKDEEGKDFRFYFDFEHLKEVSPIVEEGDFLKDWKRWDKNHKTKIPVRKVPSYKVTPMQLRKDKSSIIWRQFDAPEPENYWYRVCEGPAAKYIERPWQALWKSKRLMNIVSAISGSMDWDFDAVHVVRGEKARNKELWPHLDADTSPDALVAKLQGTIAPWRNLYIGTNEPFYNFFDKLRSHYKVHLLDDYSYLWGNTSEWYNETTLLNGGRSVEFDGYMRVEVDTEVLYRAKTRVETFYNLTKDCKDGINTC; this is translated from the coding sequence ATGAAAGAATCGAATCCAACAGATCCCATTGGCCAAAACATAATCAAGCTGATAAGCAATGTGTGTTTCTCAGTGTTTGTTTTCTCTGTGCTCATATTTACTGTAATTGCCATCACCTACCAACCCCCTGACCCATGGGAGACTTCCAGAGCCCTCACTAACGTTTTCACTCAAGTCGAAAATGCCACATTTAAAACCGATAGTTCTGTGCTCAAAACTGGAGAGGATGTTGCTACCGCTCCAGTGGCAATGCCTGAGGGGTCACTATCAACTATTACGGAATCGACAATTCAGAAATCTGAAGAGGAACTTAAGACAAATGTGACCTTGAAGTCGGGTTGTGAGGATGTTTCTGTCGTGAATTGTTCTGACCCTAGAGTTTTAATCGCGATTCAGAGGTTCAATTTGAGGACATACAGGGCAATTGCGTTTTTGGATTACCAAATTCCGGTCAATGGGTCTAAGCCAGATGAGTGTGATGTGGCATGGAGGTTCAGGAACAAGAAAGAGAAGTCCTGGAGGAAGTATAGGGATTTTCGGAGATTCAGGTTGGGTTTTAAGGATGATTGTAGTTACAAGGTGATTCATCCTGGGCGCTGGCATTCTGGTATAAATGCTCGTCGTCCAAGAATTCAAGTCAATCCGTCTGGGAATTGGCAGAAGGGTAAAATTGCTCCCCCTGTTCGGGACGATGAGATCAATGACTCGATACCAGTGTTGGGATCAGATTCAGCTTTTATAAAGGGGAGGTATTTGTACTATTCAAGGGGAGGGGATTACTGCAAAGGAATGAATCACTATATCTGGAGCTTCTTGTGTGCTCTTGGTGAGGCCCAGTATTTGAATAGAACATTTGTGATGGATTTGAGTATTTGTTTGGCTTCTGCTTACACACAAAGCAACAAGGATGAAGAGGGGAAAGATTTTAGgttctattttgattttgaacatTTGAAAGAGGTGTCTCCAATCGTGGAGGAAGGTGACTTTCTGAAAGATTGGAAAAGATGGGACAAGAATCATAAGACGAAGATTCCAGTTAGGAAGGTTCCAAGCTATAAGGTGACACCAATGCAACTGAGGAAAGATAAAAGCTCGATTATATGGAGGCAGTTTGATGCTCCTGAGCCAGAAAATTATTGGTATAGGGTATGTGAAGGTCCAGCTGCTAAGTACATTGAGAGGCCGTGGCAAGCTCTTTGGAAATCAAAGAGATTAATGAATATAGTTTCTGCGATTAGTGGGAGCATGGACTGGGATTTTGATGCAGTTCACGTGGTACGAGGAGAGAAGGCAAGGAATAAGGAGCTGTGGCCTCATTTGGATGCTGATACTTCACCAGATGCCCTAGTTGCCAAGCTTCAGGGGACAATTGCACCTTGGAGAAATTTGTATATTGGCACCAATGAACCCTTTTACAACTTTTTCGATAAGCTGAGATCTCATTACAAAGTTCATTTGCTTGATGACTACAGCTATTTGTGGGGAAATACGAGTGAATGGTACAATGAGACAACTCTTTTGAATGGTGGCCGCTCAGTCGAGTTTGATGGTTATATGAGAGTTGAGGTGGACACCGAGGTTCTTTACAGAGCTAAGACAAGGGTAGAAACGTTCTATAACTTGACCAAAGATTGCAAGGATGGGATCAATACATGCTAA
- the LOC105170191 gene encoding peptidyl-tRNA hydrolase, mitochondrial-like: MLLSRFPMRCFCSSTVFSNPQPWLFVGLGNPGDKFTGTRHNVGFELVDAFAKSQGISMDSVHCKAIFGKGFVNGVPVFLAKPQTYMNLSGESCGPLAAYYKLPLTRVLVFHDDMDLPCGVLRLHPKGNHGSHNGLKSVIYHFRGNREFPRLRIGIGRPPGQMDPKAFLLQKFNARAQGRINAALQEGVVALEQVLSKGLTESARCFNKEQKYKHIRLQTMPV, translated from the exons ATGCTTCTAAGCAGGTTTCCAATGCGCTGCTTTTGCAGCTCCACTGTGTTTTCGAATCCACAACCATGGCTTTTTGTGGGTTTGGGCAATCCAGGGGATAAATTCACAGGCACCAGACACAATGTGGGGTTTGAATTGGTTGATGCATTTGCCAAATCACAAGGAATCTCAATGGACTCTGTCCACTGCAAAGCCATCTTTGGAAAAG GTTTCGTCAATGGGGTTCCAGTTTTCTTGGCGAAGCCTCAGACTTACATGAATCTAAGTGGTGAATCT TGTGGCCCGCTTGCAGCTTACTATAAGCTTCCTCTTACCCGGGTGCTAGTG TTTCATGATGACATGGATTTACCTTGTGGGGTTCTTCGTCTTCACCCTAAGGGAAATCATGGAAGTCACAATGG GCTGAAAAGTGTGATCTATCATTTTCGTGGGAATAGAGAATTTCCGCGGTTAAGAATTG GTATAGGGAGGCCTCCTGGTCAAATGGATCCAAAAGCGTTCTTACTCCAAAAGTTCAATGCCAGAGCTCAAGGAAGG ATTAATGCTGCATTACAAGAAGGTGTTGTTGCTCTGGAACAAGTCTTGTCCAAAGGCTTGACAGAGAGTGCGAGGTGCTTCAATAAGGAGCAGAAATACAAACATATAAGGCTGCAAACAATGCCCGTATGA
- the LOC105170190 gene encoding transcription repressor MYB5-like, with the protein MRSPLQLSPSKQTPGGGGGGGCSSKKADSVACCSNVGLKRGPWTAEEDELLAAYIKREGEGRWRTLPKKAGLLRCGKSCRLRWMNYLRPSVKRGHISPDEEDLILRLHRLLGNRWSLIAGRIPGRTDNEIKNYWNTHLSKKLISQGIDPKTQKPLNPNPIDHNQKLEQCYASSASYHHQHVPFASALKDGNGMMSKGDGSINSTTNDEDEEEAAVAIRNKDLIRNKIDDIEGMMSSKDDDMMMNCCAEDAFSSFLNSLINDDVFNNQHQDDHEEEQHLDI; encoded by the exons ATGAGAAGCCCATTACAGCTTTCTCCATCAAAGCAAACGCcagggggtgggggtgggggtggttGTTCTAGCAAGAAGGCTGATTCGGTGGCATGTTGCAGCAACGTGGGGCTGAAGAGGGGGCCTTGGACGGCGGAGGAAGATGAGCTGCTGGCTGCTTACATAAAGAGGGAAGGCGAGGGAAGGTGGAGGACGTTGCCAAAGAAGGCGGGACTGCTCCGCTGCGGCAAGAGCTGCCGCCTCCGCTGGATGAACTACCTCCGCCCCTCTGTCAAGCGCGGCCACATCTCCCCTGATGAAGAAGACCTCATTCTCCGCCTACACCGCCTCCTCGGCAACag ATGGTCCCTAATAGCTGGAAGAATTCCGGGTCGAACCGATAATGAGATAAAGAACTACTGGAACACTCACCTCAGCAAGAAGTTGATCAGCCAAGGAATAGACCCGAAAACTCAAAAGCCATTAAACCCTAATCCCATTGATCATAACCAGAAATTAGAACAATGTTATGCTTCCTCAGCAAGTTATCATCACCAGCATGTCCCTTTTGCCAGCGCCCTCAAAGATGGAAATGGAATGATGAGCAAAGGAGATGGGAGCATTAATAGTACTACTaatgatgaggatgaggaaGAGGCGGCTGTTGCAATTCGCAATAAAGATTTGATCAGAAACAAGATTGATGATATTGAGGGGATGATGAGTAGTAAAGatgatgatatgatgatgaatTGCTGTGCGGAGGATgcattttcttccttcttgAATTCGTTGATCAATGATGATGTGTTCAATAATCAGCATCAAGATGATCATGAGGAGGAGCAACATCTTGACATATAG